The Salvelinus fontinalis isolate EN_2023a chromosome 31, ASM2944872v1, whole genome shotgun sequence genome has a window encoding:
- the LOC129830061 gene encoding collagen alpha-1(XX) chain, whose product MPLHCLRPGCPALMVPYLVTLLVLMNSGVHSQGRLKLTVLSQDRLQMKWKEAEGPVQGYKVRVKPISEVPQPELMLTTTRGRATVAGLDSGQEYALQVLVLNGTLEKLIAKRRFTIEGLREEELVRSGSREQRRKALPGGSGSGELDDPIEALLAVPTVVYHEPATTTTTTTEPPTTPETTTQNNELVTEKAPKEKRKRKKEKDRSKVDNKEEQGTTQGKPVEDENSDREKVRKTIPTQPVTVVSTRKAFECDTTAAADVVMLVDGSWSIGRTNFRRVRDFLEGLVTPFHIGPDRVQIALSQYSGDPRTEWQLNNFTTKEQLLEAVRNFRYKGGNTFTGLALLHVLEENLRQESGARPDTPRFLILLTDGKSQDDAIAAANRLKNTGVEIIAVGVKNADESELRQVASEPLEINVYNVNDFPLLSKLVDRLVQILCGKIEERSIAKRNERPTEDPVLYYPSPTDLKFSELGPREVQLSWTGPTRPVLQYRVVFHSAEGQSPQEVVVNGTVSSVLLGGLSSQTHYHISIFPVYDDNVGLALRGTITTLPLAMPEGLEVTPSSPSSLRVRWGATAGATQYMVLYSSLSHGEPDDAKEVKFGSDQTDVMLGGLMPVTDYSVTLYALYDEDPSDPVTAIATTYSLPSPVSMQFPNVSHSMVRVSWVPGVVDVPGHRITCSTNHGSDVKQVEVTGVNSVLLQNLSSLSRYLVSVQSQYEQGLSSPLTANVTTLRVPAPSDLRVTNFSESDITVRWESAAEDVVSYLIKWISLSGGDLRQLRVDGDSEGAILEGVQDDKEYQISLSALYADGAQSEAVAIRYSTLSGGGPSSVSISEETAVSLLVSWVPPNAHVLQYHVSYTALTGGETQESTVLVSGSERRTLLQTLLPDTRYSVLVTAEYRNREGGSASAQGKTISLRVSSVSVMRSDHSSICVSWRPVSAVSGYRIAIQSFKDKQIKQEIVDASSSSYCFTELEPETVYRISVHSRLDTVEGAAVSILHPTASAPARIPIHPRLHPIRNEVCPEVTIRNSIVKGFDMMEAFGLTQRAYSSVEGVAAEPFVFNTLHTYTVYRDIQLTQSTGFIHPAGFSPEHTISIAFRLLQDTPREPFALWQLTDNDFQPKMGMVLVPVSKLLLYFSLDYRGEVQELTFDQPQVHRLFYGSFHKIHLSISQVSVSLSVDCQHVGERPARPLGTLPTDGFETLGKLIKTRGPHSGSAPFQLQSFEIVCNTTWALEDTCCDLPGLRDEESCPAPAYACTCTSDIPGAPGVTGPPGKPGPRGEKGEKGEEGQKGEIGPSGKLGSEGILGPLGNRGPRGLTVQGKVGPPGAWGGMGEVGKPGGQGLPGPPGPKGNEGAPGPKGIRGVEGNMGGPGITGPRGFQGMPGHPGVVGERGPLGGVGPTGLPGNKGERGEKGEPQSMAMIFQLVTQACEQLVHNEVLKLDLFLNEMSRKPVPIEEPVGPPGEPGIPGGKGPPGQRGNQGRLGSSGEPGKSGYPGEQGRRGAPGEKGNLGPNVQGPQGIKGFAGLPGEAKLGSPGPRGEDGQTGPPGIAGAVGQTGEIGPPGVCDSSGCHRGAQTQAEDPYFGYQP is encoded by the exons GGCGTCTTAAGCTGACAGTGCTGTCTCAGGATCGGCTGCAGATGAAGTGGAAAGAGGCTGAAGGGCCGGTCCAGGGATACAAGGTCCGCGTGAAGCCCATCTCAG AGGTGCCCCAGCCGGAGCTGATGCTGACGACCACGCGTGGCCGGGCCACTGTGGCAGGCCTGGACTCCGGCCAAGAATACGCCCTCCAGGTCCTAGTGCTCAACGGCACACTAGAGAAACTCATCGCCAAGAGACGCTTCACCA TTGAGGGCTTGCGAGAGGAGGAGTTGGTCCGTAGTGGCAGTCGTGAACAGCGGCGGAAGGCCCTACCAGGGGGGTCTGGGTCAGGTGAACTGGATGACCCCATAGAGGCCCTGCTAGCTGTACCCACTGTGGTCTACCATGAGCcggcaaccaccaccaccaccactacag AACCTCCAACTACTCCAGAAACAACTACCCAGAATAATGAGTTGGTGACAGAGAAGGCTCCCAAAGAGAAGAGGaaaaggaagaaagagaaggatcgCTCCAAGGTGGACAATAAGGAGGAGCAGGGGACAACTCAGGGGAAACCAGTAGAGGATGAGAACTCCGACAGGGAGAAAGTCAGGAAGACAATCCCCACTCAGCCTGTCACAG TGGTGTCCACTCGGAAGGCCTTTGAGTGTGACACGACAGCAGCCGCTGACGTGGTCATGTTGGTGGACGGCTCCTGGAGCATTGGACGCACCAACTTCAGACGTGTCAGGGACTTCCTGGAGGGTCTAGTCACGCCTTTCCATATCGGCCCAGACAGGGTGCAGATAG CCCTTTCTCAGTACAGTGGAGACCCTCGCACTGAGTGGCAGCTCAACAACTTCACTACCAAAGAGCAACTGCTGGAGGCAGTCAGGAACTTCAGATACAAGGGAGGCAACACCTTCACAGGACTGGCTCTGCTGCATGTCCTGGAGGAGAACCTGAGACAAGAGTCGGGGGCGAGGCCGGACACCCCTCGTTTCCTGATCCTCCTGACGGATGGGAAGTCGCAGGATGACGCCATCGCTGCAGCCAACCGGCTGAAGAACACAGGCGTGGAGATCATCGCTGTAG GTGTAAAGAACGCAGACGAATCAGAGCTGAGGCAAGTGGCGTCTGAGCCTCTGGAGATCAACGTCTACAATGTGAATGACTTCCCTCTGCTCAGCAAACTGGTGGACCGACTGGTGCAAATCCTCTGTGGGAAGATAGAGGAGCGCAGCATTGCTAAGA GAAACGAAAGGCCGACAGAGGACCCTGTGCTCTACTACCCAAGCCCCACAGACCTGAAGTTCTCTGAGCTGGGCCCCAGGGAGGTGCAGCTGAGCTGGACTGGACCGACCCGACCTGTCCTGCAGTACAGAGTGGTGTTTCACAGCGCCGAGGGACAGAGCCCACAGGAG GTGGTTGTGAATGGGACCGTCTCCAGTGTTCTGCTGGGTGGACTCTCCTCCCAGACCCACTACCACATATCAATCTTTCCTGTCTACGATGACAACGTTGGTCTGGCCCTCAGAGGGACCATCACCACAT TGCCCCTGGCCATGCCGGAGGGTCTGGAGGTGACCCCCTCGTCCCCCAGCAGTCTGAGGGTGCGTTGGGGTGCCACGGCGGGGGCCACTCAGTATATGGTTCTCTACTCCTCCCTCAGCCACGGAGAGCCCGACGATGCCAAGGAG GTGAAGTTTGGGTCAGACCAGACTGATGTGATGCTGGGTGGTCTGATGCCAGTGACAGACTACTCTGTCACCCTGTACGCCCTGTATGACGAGGACCCCAGTGACCCTGTCACCGCCATCGCCACCACAT ACTCGTTGCCCTCCCCTGTCAGTATGCAGTTTCCCAATGTGAGCCACAGCATGGTCAGGGTCAGCTGGGTTCCTGGAGTGGTCGATGTTCCCGGTCACAGAATCACCTGCAGCACCAACCATGGCAGTGACGTCAAACAG GTGGAGGTGACAGGTGTGAACTCAGTGCTGCTACAgaacctgtcctctctgtctagaTACTTGGTGTCGGTGCAGTCACAGTATGAGCAGGGCCTGTCCTCACCGCTCACAGCCAACGTCACCACAT tgAGGGTACCAGCCCCCTCTGATCTCAGAGTCACAAACTTCTCAGAAAGTGACATCACAGTTCGATGGGAGTCAGCCGCCGAGGATGTTGTCTCCTACCTGATTAAATGGATCTCACTCAGTGGAGGGGACCTCAGACAG TTGAGGGTGGATGGGGACAGCGAGGGGGCCATATTGGAGGGGGTGCAGGACGATAAGGAGTATCAGATTTCACTGTCTGCCCTCTACGCCGATGGAGCACAGAGTGAGGCAGTGGCTATACGATACAGCACCT TGTCAGGTGGCGGCCCTTCCAGTGTGTCCATCTCAGAGGAGACTGCAGTCAGTCTCCTGGTGAGCTGGGTTCCTCCCAACGCCCATGTACTGCAATACCATGTCTCCTACACCGCCCTGACGggaggagagacacaggagagcact GTGTTGGTTTCAGGCAGCGAGAGACGAACATTGCTGCAGACCCTGCTACCTGACACACGCTACAGCGTCCTGGTCACTGCGGAGTACCGCAACCGAGAGGGAGGGAGCGCCTCCGCACAGGGCAAGACCA TCAGTCTGCGAGTGAGCAGTGTCAGTGTGATGAGGTCTGATCACTCCAGTATCTGTGTGTCTTGGAGGCCTGTTTCAGCAGTCAGCGGTTACCGCATTGCCATCCAGTCTTTCAAAG ACAAGCAGATAAAGCAGGAGATAGTGGATGCATCAAGCAGCAGCTACTGTTTCACTGAGCTGGAGCCAGAGACTGTGTACCGCATCAGTGTGCACTCCCGCCTCGACACTGTAGAGGGAGCTGCTGTCTCCATTCTCCACCCCACAG CATCGGCCCCAGCCAGAATCCCCATTCATCCCAGACTGCACCCAATTCGCAATGAAG TATGCCCTGAGGTGACCATCAGAAACAGCATTGTAAAAG GGTTCGATATGATGGAGGCTTTTGGTCTGACCCAGAGGGCTTACTCATCTGTGGAGGGGGTGGCTGCTGAGCCTTTTGTCTTCAATACTCTACACACCTATACTGTGTACAGAGACATCCAACTGACCCAGAGCACAGG GTTCATCCACCCAGCAGGCTTTTCTCCAGAGCACACCATCAGTATAGCTTTCCGTCTACTACAGGACACCCCGAGGGAGCCCTTTGCCCTCTGGCAACTCACCGACAACGACTTCCAGCCCAAGATGGGCATGGTGCTGGTCC CTGTGAGCAAACTGTTGCTGTACTTCAGTCTGGACTACAGAGGGGAGGTTCAGGAGCTCACCTTCGACCAGCCACAGGTCCACAGGCTGTTCTACGGAAGCTTCCACAAG ATCCACCTGTCTATCAGCCAGGTGAGCGTATCCCTGTCTGTGGACTGCCAGCATGTGGGTGAGAGGCCCGCACGGCCACTGGGGACTCTGCCCACTGACGGCTTTGAGACACTGGGCAAACTGATTAAGACCCGTGGACCACACAGCGGCTCTGCCCCG TTCCAGCTACAGTCCTTTGAGATTGTGTGTAACACCACCTGGGCATTAGAGGACACCTGCTGTGATTTGCCAGGCCTG AGGGATGAGGAGAGCTGCCCCGCCCCTGCCTATGCCTGCACCTGTACCTCTGACATACCTGGAGCTCCTGGGGTCACTGGTCCTCCT GGCAAACCGGGTCCTCGTGGAGAAAAgggtgaaaagggagaggagGGCCAAAAG GGTGAGATAGGCCCTTCAGGGAAATTGGGGTCAGAAGGCATTCTTGGGCCCCTGGGAAATCGTGGCCCTCGGGGATTGACAGTTCAGGGCAAAGTG GGACCTCCAGGGGCTTGGGGTGGGATGGGGGAGGTGGGAAAGCCAGGTGGGCAG GGTTTACCAGGTCCTCCTGGACCCAAAGGGAACGAAGGAGCCCCAGGCCCCAAG GGAATCAGAGGAGTTGAGGGGAACATGGGCGGACCAGGGATTACTGGACCTAGG GGTTTCCAGGGTATGCCAGGACACCCAGGGGTTGTTGGAGAGAGAGGACCTTTAGGGGGGGTGGGGCCAACG GGTCTTCCTGGGAATAAAGGTGAAAGGGGAGAGAAG GGAGAGCCTCAGTCCATGGCAATGATCTTCCAGCTAGTCACACAGGCCTGTGAGCAACTGGTGCACA ACGAGGTGCTGAAGCTGGATTTGTTCCTGAATGAGATGAGCCGTAAGCCTGTGCCCATTGAGGAGCCAGTGGGTCCCCCAGGAGAGCCTGGTATACCAGGGGGAAAGGGCCCACCAGGACAGAGGGGGAACCAGGGAAGACTGGGATCTAGTGGGGAACCAGGGAAGTCTGGATACCCAGGAGAGCAGG GACGTAGAGGTGCTCCCGGGGAGAAAGGCAACTTAGGGCCCAATGTCCAGGGACCACAGGGAATCAAAGGATTTGCAG GTCTCCCAGGAGAGGCCAAGCTGGGCAGTCCCGGCCCTAGAGGAGAGGATGGCCAGACGGGACCTCCGGGCATCGCAGGAGCAGTCGGGCAGACAGGAGAGATTGGTCCCCCTGGTGTTTGTGATAGCAGTGGCTGTCATAGAGGTGCTCAGACACAAGCAG AGGACCCATATTTTGGATACCAGCCTTGA